A region from the Lolium perenne isolate Kyuss_39 chromosome 4, Kyuss_2.0, whole genome shotgun sequence genome encodes:
- the LOC127347827 gene encoding uncharacterized protein, with amino-acid sequence MASGVRINALNLMVVVLGPGARRSIAGVELLRRRRRSARRKGTGKSNRVLPGAVTLFLQLWSWERFPIGRPDIDAERPFGANELDDPDHIDMPTFGILWTRRERRFARDQVRNCYPAFTEQFDVLDDRAVIWQPYMAAAVHARYPGGISNLCYRDCAYWMTQSKIIFDVSVEIMSQQRIMRQFGSRQLVDPPPPIAPLPAYVHKYNRKGTSHSSTWWLQRVGSYVAEWDGATTHVWPNDEQFDPQEFDAYLQRYTAATRVRLIQPTDPAEAPPASMHDMYPIQSTAGSRQHAGQLTADLQDEVARYTRQVSSAPLLQRDQHVSWLRRLEDKLRGIYSAITCSRSSDVVQHHLLPPRPSTQQQRRPHLTPTVTPRPPPPGRAGGSSWQQHTPSVDDYQYQQHGSRPRLTPTATPRPPPPDQAGGSSWQQHHTPSFDDLQYYQQQAAFDQWQQQQAPFMGGAGYTQGM; translated from the exons ATGGCGTCGGGGGTGCGGATCAACGCGCTGAACCTGATGGTGGTGGTGCTGGGTCCAGGGgctcgccggagcatcgccggcgtcGAGCTcctgcggaggaggcggcggtcaGCAAG aAGAAAAGGAACAGGCAAATCTAATAGggtgctacccggggccgttacactgTTCTTGCAGCTGTGGTCCTGGGAGAGGTTCCCGATTGGTCGGCCAGACATAGATGCTGAGCGCCCTTTCGGGGCAAACGAGTTGGATGATCCGGACCACATCGATATGCCTACTTTCGGCATACTTTGGACACGTCGCGAG AGACGATTTGCTCGCGACCAGGTCAGGAACTGCTACCCTGCGTTCACCGAGCAGTTCGACGTGCTCGATGATAGGGCGGTGATCTGGCAGCCCTATATGGCCGCCGCCGTGCATGCAAGGTACCCCGGCGGGATCTCTAACCTCTGCTATAGAGATTGTGCGTACTGGATGACACAGTCGAAGATCATCTTCGATGTGTCCGTGGAGATAATGTCCCAGCAGAGGATCATGAGGCAGTTCGGCTCTCGGCAGCTGGTCGATCCTCCACCACCGATAGCACCTCTCCCTGCCTACGTCCACAA GTACAACAGGAAGGGTACTAGCCACTCCTCGACATGGTGGCTTCAGCGCGTTGGCTCGTATGTTGCTGAGTGGGATGGCGCGACAACACACGTCTGGCCGAACGATGAGCAGTTTGACCCACAGGAGTTTGACGCATATCTGCAGAGGTACACTGCAGCCACGCGAGTGCGCCTCATCCAGCCGACTGATCCAGCTGAGGCGCCACCTGCGTCTATGCACGATATGTACCCGATTCAGTCCACAGCCGGTAGTCGACAGCATGCG GGTCAGCTGACTGCAGACTTACAGGATGAAGTCGCTCGGTACACACGTCAAGTGTCCAGTGCGCCTCTTCTGCAGCGTGACCAACATGTGTCATGGTTGAGACGACTCGAGGACAAGCTACGCGGGATCTACTCGGCTATCACGTGCAGCCGTAGTTCCGACGTCGTTCAGCACCACCTCCTTCCACCGCGACCCTCCACACAGCAGCAGCGACGGCCACATCTCACACCGACCGTGACACCCAGACCACCGCCTCCTGGCCGGGCAGGAGGTTCGTCGTGGCAGCAGCACACTCCTTCCGTCGACGACTATCAGTACCAGCAACACGGATCACGGCCTCGTCTCACGCCGACGGCGACACCCAGACCACCACCTCCTGACCAGGCAGGAGGTTCGTCGTGGCAGCAGCATCACACTCCTTCCTTCGACGACTTGCAGTACTATCAGCAGCAAGCTGCTTTCGACCAGTGGCAGCAGCAGCAAGCCCCTTTCATGGGAGGAGCAGGATACACACAGGGTATGTAG